The following proteins are encoded in a genomic region of Paenibacillus sp. FSL R7-0273:
- a CDS encoding fatty acid desaturase has protein sequence MSKSSTSAQLSSLKKSVAPFEKNDRKASIKQMINTLGPLFLLWAAAYFSLSVSYWLTLLFAVPAAGFVIRTFIIFHDCCHGSFFRNRKANDILGTITGVLTLVPYRQWKRSHSIHHAGSSNLDKRGIGDIWIMTVDEYIAAKPLQRLWYRIYRNPLVMFGAGPIAVFLIQYRFNVKSARRQERMNTYLTNVLIAALYAGMIWAVGWQAFLLVQLPIVFVSGFLGIWLFYVQHQFEDTFFEHEEEWSYVMAAVEGSSYYKLPKLLQWITGNIGFHHVHHLAPKVPNYNLELAHNATPPLQKATTITIGTSLKALRFRLWDEENKGFVSFKEIKDRLRQPLPPVEGLKIQKTGLQAE, from the coding sequence ATGTCCAAGAGCAGCACCTCAGCCCAGCTCTCCAGCCTGAAGAAAAGCGTGGCCCCTTTTGAAAAAAACGACCGTAAAGCAAGTATAAAGCAGATGATTAATACGCTGGGTCCGTTATTCCTGCTATGGGCGGCTGCCTATTTCAGCCTGTCCGTATCTTACTGGCTTACCCTGCTGTTTGCAGTGCCGGCAGCGGGCTTTGTCATCCGGACCTTTATTATTTTTCATGACTGCTGCCACGGCTCCTTCTTCAGGAACCGCAAAGCGAATGATATTCTTGGAACCATCACCGGTGTGCTGACCCTTGTCCCTTACCGCCAATGGAAGAGAAGCCATTCCATCCACCACGCCGGCAGCAGCAACCTCGATAAACGGGGCATCGGCGACATCTGGATCATGACGGTTGATGAGTATATTGCGGCTAAGCCGCTGCAGCGCCTCTGGTACCGGATCTACCGCAACCCGCTGGTTATGTTCGGCGCAGGCCCGATTGCCGTGTTCCTGATCCAGTACCGCTTTAATGTAAAAAGCGCAAGACGGCAGGAGCGGATGAACACGTACCTGACAAATGTGCTGATTGCAGCGCTATATGCGGGAATGATCTGGGCTGTCGGCTGGCAGGCGTTTCTCTTAGTGCAGCTGCCGATCGTATTCGTCTCCGGATTCCTGGGCATCTGGCTGTTCTATGTGCAGCATCAGTTCGAGGACACTTTTTTTGAGCACGAAGAAGAGTGGAGCTATGTTATGGCAGCTGTAGAAGGAAGCTCCTATTACAAGCTGCCTAAGCTGCTGCAATGGATTACCGGCAATATCGGCTTCCACCATGTACACCATCTGGCACCCAAAGTGCCTAACTATAATCTGGAGCTGGCCCATAATGCGACGCCGCCCCTGCAGAAAGCAACGACGATTACAATCGGCACAAGCCTGAAGGCACTACGTTTCCGCCTGTGGGATGAGGAGAATAAGGGCTTTGTCAGCTTTAAAGAAATTAAAGACCGCCTTCGGCAGCCGCTGCCTCCTGTGGAGGGGCTGAAGATACAGAAAACCGGACTGCAGGCCGAATAG
- a CDS encoding sensor histidine kinase, whose translation MQKWHHIFHKSTGLSPYVWVVFYILPFYSIFRMSSVDRWVYGIVMIILFFACYVLAFKSRGWLVYFWTSVQIIVSITMTLMFGYMYFALFLAFFIGNIQSRAGFFTMYTIHLLTTIVAINYELITRNPVFLSQLPFVLVSIIAVVLLPATTYNRNNQDKLQGQLEDANKRISELVIMEERQRISRDLHDTLGQKLSLIGLKSDLAGKLINKNPAQAIVEINDVRQTARSALKEVREMITQMRGIRLEDELVRIRQLLQAAEIEFELEGSPKLDNISLITENVLSMCIKEAVTNVVKHSGASQCRIQIEPSRTDMIVRVSDNGRGLHSANLDYKGHGIQGMRERLEFVNGSLELQHLNGTTITVKVPAVIKQLEMEAKEG comes from the coding sequence ATGCAGAAGTGGCATCATATTTTTCATAAAAGCACGGGTCTGAGCCCTTACGTATGGGTTGTGTTCTATATTCTCCCGTTCTATTCGATCTTCCGGATGTCCTCGGTGGACCGCTGGGTGTACGGCATTGTGATGATTATTTTGTTTTTTGCCTGTTATGTGCTGGCCTTCAAATCGCGGGGCTGGCTGGTCTACTTCTGGACGAGTGTGCAGATTATTGTCTCGATTACAATGACGCTGATGTTCGGCTATATGTACTTCGCGCTGTTTCTGGCCTTTTTTATAGGAAATATTCAGAGCCGGGCGGGCTTCTTCACCATGTATACGATTCACCTGCTGACAACGATTGTGGCGATCAACTATGAGCTGATTACGCGCAATCCGGTATTTTTATCCCAGCTGCCCTTTGTGCTGGTCAGTATCATTGCTGTAGTGCTGCTGCCTGCCACCACCTACAACCGCAACAACCAGGATAAGCTGCAAGGCCAGCTGGAGGATGCCAACAAACGTATCTCCGAACTGGTCATTATGGAGGAGCGGCAGCGGATTTCACGGGATTTGCATGATACACTGGGTCAAAAGCTGTCGCTGATCGGGCTTAAGAGCGACCTGGCCGGCAAGCTTATCAACAAAAACCCGGCGCAGGCGATTGTAGAAATTAACGATGTCAGACAGACGGCAAGAAGCGCGCTTAAAGAGGTCCGGGAGATGATTACCCAGATGCGGGGCATCCGGCTGGAGGATGAGCTGGTGCGGATCAGGCAGCTTTTGCAGGCGGCAGAGATTGAGTTTGAGCTGGAGGGCAGTCCCAAGCTGGACAATATCTCCTTAATTACAGAAAATGTGCTCAGCATGTGCATTAAAGAAGCGGTGACGAATGTTGTCAAGCATAGCGGTGCCTCGCAGTGCCGGATTCAGATTGAGCCCTCCCGTACGGATATGATTGTCAGGGTATCTGATAACGGCAGGGGACTCCATTCTGCTAATCTGGATTATAAGGGCCATGGCATCCAGGGGATGCGCGAACGGCTGGAATTTGTTAACGGAAGTTTAGAGCTGCAGCACCTTAACGGGACTACCATTACGGTCAAGGTGCCGGCAGTAATCAAGCAGCTGGAAATGGAGGCGAAAGAAGGATGA
- a CDS encoding response regulator transcription factor, whose protein sequence is MIHIVIAEDQRMLLGALASLLDLEEDMKVVGRAGNGEEAVKLVQQHKPDICIMDIEMPAMTGLEAAEALKGSGCKIMILTTFARTGYFERAVKAGVDAYLLKDSPSEELALSIRSVMAGRRIYAPELMDEAYSSEANPLTQREKEVLGLIADGKNTKEIASQLYITTGTVRNYISVILDKLDVGNRIEAITRFKEKGWFK, encoded by the coding sequence ATGATTCATATTGTGATTGCTGAAGACCAGCGCATGCTGCTGGGCGCATTGGCTTCGCTGCTGGATCTGGAGGAGGACATGAAGGTTGTGGGCCGCGCAGGCAACGGGGAGGAAGCAGTGAAGCTGGTGCAGCAGCATAAGCCGGACATCTGCATCATGGACATTGAAATGCCGGCAATGACAGGCCTTGAGGCGGCAGAAGCGCTGAAGGGCTCCGGCTGTAAAATCATGATCCTGACTACGTTTGCCCGGACCGGTTACTTTGAGCGTGCTGTAAAAGCCGGTGTGGATGCCTATCTGCTCAAGGACAGCCCCAGCGAGGAGCTGGCCCTTTCCATCCGCAGCGTCATGGCCGGCAGAAGAATCTATGCCCCCGAGCTGATGGACGAAGCGTACAGCAGTGAAGCGAACCCGCTGACCCAGCGGGAGAAGGAGGTGCTCGGCCTGATCGCCGACGGCAAAAATACCAAGGAAATCGCCAGCCAGCTCTATATTACGACGGGGACTGTGCGCAACTATATTTCGGTGATTCTAGACAAGCTGGATGTCGGTAACCGGATCGAGGCGATCACACGCTTTAAGGAAAAGGGCTGGTTTAAATAA
- a CDS encoding SWIM zinc finger family protein: MPELTSSYVDSLAPNTAAIKNGQGLVRKKSFIQLHRTENGELLFGQCAGSGKTPYECSADFVAPDSPVFRCSCPSRQFPCKHALGLLYAYVEGQTFTVAPVPEDIAAKREKAEKREENKVKQAAEGSTAKPKKVNKSALKKKITAQLEGLDLLEKLVLSLVRGGLSAIDAKTLKTVQEHVKQLGNYYLSGAQIELRRFALQLGKGEDREQGYTYAVQQLTRLHAFIKKGRSYLTARSEDPELALDHESTIDEWLGHAWQLTELKEYGLTADNAELLQLAFYSYDDQARQEFVDLGYWLELSSGAVHKTLQYRPYKAAKLMREEDSFFEVARVAQLYKYPGDMNARVRYEEMSARPVTADDLAQVHAHAHRSFAEAVKLVKNQLKNPLGDKQPVLLLHAESIGVNDQGEYILSDESGALLVLEDIPGLSQGTAALLPFLPQVCLQSSSLLVMFEHVMDRGRLTAQPLGIVHAEGITRLL; this comes from the coding sequence TTGCCTGAACTCACATCATCCTATGTCGATTCACTAGCACCGAACACCGCCGCCATCAAGAACGGCCAGGGGCTGGTGCGTAAAAAGAGCTTCATCCAGCTGCACCGCACCGAGAACGGGGAGCTGCTGTTCGGACAATGTGCGGGAAGCGGGAAGACACCGTATGAATGCTCTGCGGATTTTGTAGCCCCGGACAGTCCGGTCTTCCGCTGCTCCTGTCCCAGCCGGCAGTTCCCCTGCAAGCATGCCCTGGGGCTGCTGTACGCTTATGTTGAAGGCCAGACCTTCACTGTGGCGCCTGTACCGGAGGACATTGCAGCCAAACGGGAGAAGGCTGAGAAACGTGAAGAGAACAAGGTGAAGCAGGCTGCCGAGGGCAGTACGGCTAAGCCCAAGAAGGTAAATAAATCTGCGCTTAAGAAAAAAATCACCGCCCAGCTGGAAGGCCTTGATCTCCTGGAGAAGCTGGTGCTATCCCTGGTCCGCGGGGGCTTGTCGGCCATTGATGCGAAGACGCTGAAGACGGTGCAGGAGCATGTGAAGCAGCTCGGGAACTATTATCTGTCCGGTGCCCAGATTGAACTCCGCCGTTTTGCGCTGCAGCTCGGCAAAGGAGAAGACCGTGAACAGGGTTATACATATGCGGTCCAGCAGCTGACCCGGCTGCATGCCTTTATCAAGAAAGGCCGCAGCTATCTCACTGCAAGAAGTGAAGATCCGGAGCTTGCGCTGGATCATGAATCAACAATCGACGAGTGGCTGGGCCACGCCTGGCAGCTGACCGAGCTGAAGGAATACGGGCTGACAGCAGATAATGCCGAGCTGCTCCAATTAGCCTTCTACAGCTATGACGATCAGGCACGCCAGGAATTTGTTGATCTGGGATACTGGCTGGAGCTGTCCTCCGGAGCGGTTCATAAGACGCTGCAATACCGTCCTTACAAGGCCGCTAAGTTAATGCGTGAAGAGGACAGCTTCTTTGAGGTGGCCCGTGTAGCGCAGCTTTACAAATACCCCGGTGATATGAACGCCCGGGTCAGATATGAGGAAATGTCGGCCAGACCGGTCACAGCGGATGATCTGGCGCAGGTTCATGCCCATGCACACCGTTCGTTTGCCGAGGCCGTTAAGCTGGTCAAGAATCAGCTGAAGAATCCGCTTGGTGACAAACAGCCGGTGCTGCTGCTCCATGCGGAAAGTATCGGAGTGAACGATCAGGGGGAATATATCCTTTCGGATGAATCCGGAGCACTGCTTGTGCTGGAGGATATTCCCGGCCTGTCCCAGGGTACGGCCGCGCTGCTGCCGTTCCTGCCGCAGGTCTGCCTGCAGAGCAGCTCTTTGTTAGTCATGTTTGAGCATGTAATGGACCGGGGCAGGCTTACAGCCCAGCCGCTGGGTATCGTCCATGCTGAAGGAATTACACGGCTGCTGTAA
- a CDS encoding HEAT repeat domain-containing protein gives MSTALLQELHQEVRRLYIAGSDLAAEDFRLKRLLPQFEQLGERAPVFKRLGEGVAALIRPAAAGEAAPAVKLQDLTLLLESVLYTQGSTAPSGGVPAQLQGSSFGLETKVSSRKIAGVRQALTTTGSGRYETVLEAFKDGVFQDLRLLPLAVSALGDPYAELADFAMNKIVPSYGPAAADYLVGHFNPAGGKSEVRKLHVIKAVGRPELLEEIFKAAGSGSDDVRAAAILCLAGQQEYVQALLEWTADKKKPIREAAYTALAEGGSAEGQERLYDAFAGKKDRELAAYALAKWPSAPLGERLSAKFMEELKEALAADHKDSKKNDALWNVISLYLIALADIRNPQLDEIFRYIIEQYDRFAALGWLHLLDRAASYEETAQSEQGLELLRELDNKSVRYLSYYFRAAQQLLTTKELYNEFAGGSMLDKMKARLAKDAATRNRVLQETLEEQILNAERVTYELSWDYAGGRQQYVWEMLSPDRIAAEWDPRWLDWAIERDAPELVSALARPGHSGVQEYLLAKLNREGKHRKDLDFVSSLFKGLERAGFNETERQELLISVLEQHKFSNPYSIHFYLLELMLGFPPSYAERIEAVVPKYRYESKNQLEYLASYLRSKQQVT, from the coding sequence ATGAGTACAGCATTATTGCAAGAGCTTCATCAGGAGGTTAGAAGATTATACATTGCCGGAAGTGATCTGGCTGCGGAGGATTTCCGCCTGAAACGGCTGCTGCCGCAGTTCGAGCAGCTCGGTGAGCGGGCTCCTGTATTTAAACGGCTTGGTGAAGGGGTTGCCGCTCTTATCCGGCCGGCGGCAGCCGGTGAGGCTGCACCGGCAGTGAAGCTGCAGGACCTAACCCTGCTGCTGGAGTCCGTGCTGTATACCCAAGGCAGCACCGCGCCCTCAGGCGGCGTACCGGCTCAGCTGCAGGGCAGCTCTTTCGGGCTGGAAACCAAGGTTTCCTCCAGAAAGATTGCCGGAGTCCGTCAGGCATTGACTACAACCGGAAGCGGCAGATATGAGACAGTCCTTGAAGCGTTCAAGGACGGCGTATTCCAGGATCTTCGCCTGCTCCCGCTGGCCGTCAGCGCACTCGGCGATCCCTATGCGGAGCTTGCTGACTTTGCCATGAACAAGATTGTGCCGTCCTATGGACCGGCTGCTGCTGATTATCTGGTAGGGCACTTTAATCCCGCCGGAGGAAAAAGCGAGGTCCGCAAGCTGCATGTGATCAAAGCGGTCGGCCGTCCGGAGCTGCTTGAAGAGATCTTCAAGGCCGCCGGCAGCGGCAGCGATGATGTGCGGGCGGCGGCTATACTCTGCCTGGCCGGTCAGCAGGAATATGTCCAGGCGCTGCTCGAATGGACTGCGGACAAGAAGAAGCCGATCCGGGAAGCAGCATATACGGCACTTGCGGAAGGCGGCTCGGCAGAGGGGCAAGAGCGGCTGTATGACGCTTTTGCCGGGAAGAAGGACCGGGAGCTGGCCGCCTATGCGCTGGCCAAATGGCCGTCTGCTCCGCTGGGGGAACGGCTGTCAGCCAAGTTTATGGAAGAGCTGAAGGAGGCTCTGGCAGCTGATCATAAAGACAGCAAAAAGAATGATGCGCTCTGGAACGTCATCTCGCTGTACCTGATAGCTCTTGCTGATATCCGTAATCCGCAGCTTGATGAAATTTTCCGTTATATTATTGAACAATATGACCGGTTTGCCGCTCTGGGCTGGCTGCATCTGCTTGACCGGGCGGCAAGTTATGAAGAGACTGCGCAATCGGAGCAGGGGCTTGAGCTGCTGCGTGAGCTGGATAATAAGAGCGTACGCTACCTGTCCTACTACTTCCGCGCAGCACAGCAGCTCCTCACAACTAAGGAGCTCTATAATGAGTTCGCCGGCGGATCGATGCTCGACAAGATGAAGGCGAGACTGGCTAAAGATGCCGCCACACGTAACCGTGTGCTGCAGGAGACGCTGGAGGAGCAGATCTTGAATGCGGAAAGAGTAACTTATGAGCTCTCCTGGGATTATGCCGGAGGCCGCCAGCAGTATGTGTGGGAGATGCTGTCTCCGGACCGGATCGCGGCTGAGTGGGACCCCCGATGGCTGGACTGGGCGATTGAACGGGATGCCCCGGAGCTGGTATCGGCTCTTGCCCGCCCCGGTCATTCCGGTGTACAGGAATATCTGCTTGCAAAGCTCAACCGGGAAGGCAAGCACCGTAAAGACTTAGACTTCGTGTCCAGTCTGTTCAAGGGACTTGAACGTGCAGGGTTCAATGAAACGGAGCGGCAGGAGCTGCTGATATCTGTGTTGGAGCAGCATAAATTTTCGAATCCGTATTCCATTCATTTTTATCTGCTGGAGCTGATGCTGGGCTTCCCGCCAAGCTATGCTGAGCGGATTGAGGCGGTCGTACCTAAATACCGCTATGAGAGCAAAAACCAGCTGGAGTACCTGGCCAGCTACCTGCGGAGCAAGCAGCAGGTTACCTGA
- a CDS encoding AAA family ATPase produces the protein MSTGQEQLQDYMRLPAEVLYREELEALRKEDTGKIPAGWQMSPRAVLTFIAGGKAGKKIITPKYIGNTRLIEMAVATLVTDRALLLIGEPGTAKSWLSENLAAAIYGNSGLVVQGTAGTSEEHVRYSWNYAMLLANGPTPEALVKSPIMRAMEDGGIARFEEISRCASEVQDALISILSEKTISVPELGKEAGARKGFSIIATANTRDRGVNEMSAALKRRFNIIVLPAPSDIETELSIVKKRVAEIASSYELQAAVPADDALLKVVTIFRELRSGMTLDKKEKVKTPAGVISTAEAISLLTNSMALAASFGTGELTDGDLAAGLQGAIVKDDDKDKLVWREYLDNVMKKKGTEWRGLYQACKEMNE, from the coding sequence ATGTCAACGGGACAAGAGCAGCTTCAGGATTATATGCGGCTGCCGGCTGAGGTTTTATACCGGGAGGAGCTTGAGGCGCTGCGCAAGGAGGATACCGGAAAAATACCGGCCGGCTGGCAGATGTCGCCGCGGGCGGTTCTGACCTTTATCGCCGGCGGGAAGGCCGGGAAGAAGATTATAACTCCGAAATACATCGGCAATACACGGCTGATCGAGATGGCTGTCGCGACTCTGGTGACAGACCGGGCGCTTCTGCTGATCGGTGAGCCGGGTACGGCCAAATCCTGGCTGTCCGAGAATCTGGCGGCGGCAATCTACGGCAATTCGGGTCTTGTGGTTCAGGGCACTGCCGGTACGAGTGAAGAGCATGTGCGTTACTCCTGGAACTATGCGATGCTGCTTGCCAACGGGCCGACTCCCGAAGCGCTGGTCAAGAGCCCGATCATGCGGGCAATGGAGGATGGCGGGATCGCCCGTTTTGAGGAAATTTCACGCTGCGCCTCCGAGGTGCAGGATGCGCTGATCTCTATCTTGTCCGAGAAGACGATCTCTGTACCGGAGCTGGGCAAGGAGGCCGGTGCGCGCAAGGGCTTCTCCATTATCGCCACGGCAAATACCAGAGACCGCGGGGTTAATGAAATGTCCGCCGCCCTGAAGCGCCGGTTTAACATCATCGTGCTGCCGGCCCCTTCGGATATCGAGACAGAGCTCTCCATTGTGAAAAAGCGGGTTGCCGAAATTGCCTCCTCCTATGAGCTGCAGGCTGCTGTACCGGCAGATGATGCGCTGCTTAAGGTAGTCACTATTTTCCGGGAGCTGCGCAGCGGGATGACGCTCGACAAGAAGGAAAAGGTGAAGACTCCGGCAGGTGTCATCTCCACAGCGGAAGCCATTTCGCTGCTGACGAACAGTATGGCGCTTGCAGCAAGCTTCGGCACCGGTGAGCTGACCGACGGAGATCTGGCTGCCGGCCTGCAGGGAGCCATTGTAAAGGATGACGACAAGGATAAGCTGGTCTGGAGGGAATACCTCGATAACGTCATGAAGAAAAAGGGGACGGAATGGCGCGGACTGTATCAGGCCTGCAAGGAGATGAACGAGTGA
- a CDS encoding DUF5682 family protein, whose product MNAPAAAGVRMFGVRHLSPGGARHLLDYLDEHRPTAVLIEGPGDASGEIPHLTKGKAKPPVAILAFTDQVPVRTVLWPFAVYSPEYQAMKWAKEHGAAVSFIDLPSSVTLGLQDVMNRRKAVGPEAAPDAGSQEEPDSAELQDEASIYSRIARAAGEHDYDMYWERNYEHNASTGAYQAAILAFSSQMRELGEDRELREQPSEYAYNALREAYMRRQILKAIADGHEPDRIVVVCGAYHASALAAPLAPMSDDELASLPSRSTKLTLMPYSYYKLSTMSGYGAGNAAPHYFQMMWEAMSAGKPEELPHRYLSAVAGHVRAGGTYRSTAEVIEAVRLAESLAALHGGSAPTLRDLRDAAQTLLGHGDLAAIAEPLARVDVGTAIGYLPEGVSQTPIQDDLNRLLKQYKLEKYKTAVATDLQLDLRENRRVSSTEAAFLDLNRSVLFHRLSLLGIAFAQSRPSGQSGATWAEHWVIRWSPEIEIQVVESTLLGETVEVAAAYVLREKLQECKSIAEASVLIRIACECAMTAQMEEGTRVLQNLAALSRDVAGMAAAARELSLILSFGDIRKVDTAPLLPLLEELFRRGCLFLQDASGCNDEAANAMLTAMNELNGISLEHSDNLDDGLWLQELQQLAERDDRNPRLSGYACAILLERGTISSAELAAEVSRRLSPGIPADLGAGWFEGLSMRGHYGLLSRMSLWEQLNDYINALDDEQFKRALVFLRRAFGTFSPREKTMISELLGELWGVNSEQAAEVLTGELKEEESKMLDELNDFDFGDF is encoded by the coding sequence GTGAACGCGCCGGCTGCAGCCGGAGTACGCATGTTCGGGGTACGCCATCTGTCCCCAGGCGGAGCCCGGCATCTGCTGGACTATCTCGATGAGCACCGCCCGACGGCAGTGCTGATTGAAGGTCCCGGTGATGCATCGGGAGAGATCCCCCATCTGACCAAGGGCAAGGCCAAGCCGCCGGTGGCGATACTGGCTTTTACCGATCAGGTGCCTGTACGTACAGTTCTCTGGCCGTTTGCTGTTTATTCCCCTGAGTATCAGGCAATGAAATGGGCCAAGGAGCATGGGGCAGCGGTTTCTTTTATAGATCTGCCTTCCTCGGTCACGCTCGGATTACAGGATGTCATGAACCGCAGGAAGGCAGTCGGACCGGAAGCGGCGCCTGACGCAGGATCGCAGGAAGAGCCGGATTCTGCGGAGCTTCAGGATGAGGCATCCATCTACAGCCGGATCGCCCGGGCTGCCGGGGAGCATGATTATGATATGTACTGGGAGCGCAATTACGAGCATAATGCCAGCACAGGTGCTTATCAGGCGGCTATTCTTGCTTTTTCCTCGCAGATGCGTGAGCTGGGGGAAGACAGGGAGCTGAGGGAGCAGCCTTCGGAATACGCTTATAATGCGCTGCGGGAAGCCTATATGAGGCGCCAGATCCTTAAGGCTATTGCGGACGGGCATGAGCCGGACAGAATTGTCGTGGTCTGCGGAGCCTATCATGCCTCCGCCCTGGCTGCGCCGCTTGCACCGATGAGTGATGATGAGCTTGCCTCGCTGCCTTCACGCAGCACCAAGCTTACCCTCATGCCGTACTCCTATTACAAGCTGTCTACCATGTCCGGGTATGGTGCAGGGAATGCCGCACCGCATTATTTCCAGATGATGTGGGAGGCCATGTCGGCCGGTAAGCCGGAGGAGCTGCCGCACCGTTATCTTTCTGCGGTGGCAGGCCATGTGCGCGCGGGCGGAACGTACCGCTCGACAGCGGAAGTGATTGAAGCCGTCAGGCTAGCCGAATCGCTGGCAGCGCTGCACGGCGGGAGCGCACCGACGCTGCGCGACCTGCGTGATGCAGCCCAGACGCTGCTGGGCCATGGCGATCTGGCGGCAATTGCTGAGCCGCTGGCCCGGGTCGATGTCGGGACTGCTATCGGCTATTTGCCTGAGGGGGTCAGCCAGACCCCGATTCAGGATGACCTGAACCGGCTGCTGAAGCAATACAAGCTGGAGAAGTATAAGACGGCTGTTGCAACCGATCTGCAGCTTGACCTGCGTGAGAACCGCAGAGTATCAAGCACTGAGGCCGCCTTTCTGGATCTTAACCGCTCTGTGCTGTTCCACCGCCTGAGTCTGCTTGGCATTGCTTTTGCCCAGAGCCGCCCGAGCGGCCAAAGCGGTGCAACCTGGGCAGAGCATTGGGTGATCCGCTGGTCACCGGAGATCGAGATCCAGGTCGTTGAATCCACCCTTCTCGGTGAGACGGTCGAGGTGGCGGCAGCCTATGTCCTGCGCGAGAAGCTGCAGGAATGCAAGTCAATTGCTGAAGCCTCAGTGCTGATCCGGATCGCCTGTGAGTGTGCAATGACCGCCCAGATGGAGGAAGGCACCCGGGTGCTGCAGAATCTGGCGGCGCTCAGCCGGGATGTGGCTGGCATGGCTGCAGCAGCCCGCGAGCTTTCCCTTATCTTAAGCTTCGGGGATATCCGCAAAGTGGATACGGCCCCGCTGCTCCCGCTGCTGGAGGAGCTGTTCCGCAGAGGGTGCCTGTTCCTGCAGGACGCCAGCGGCTGCAACGACGAAGCAGCAAATGCCATGCTCACAGCAATGAATGAACTCAACGGGATCTCACTTGAGCATAGTGATAATCTGGATGACGGGCTGTGGCTGCAGGAGCTGCAGCAGCTTGCCGAAAGGGATGACCGCAATCCGCGCCTGTCCGGTTATGCCTGTGCTATCCTGCTGGAGCGCGGTACAATCTCTTCTGCGGAGCTTGCAGCCGAGGTATCGCGGCGTCTGTCACCCGGCATTCCTGCAGATCTAGGTGCCGGCTGGTTCGAAGGCCTGTCCATGCGCGGGCATTACGGCCTGCTGTCACGGATGAGCCTGTGGGAGCAGCTGAATGATTATATCAATGCGCTCGATGACGAACAATTCAAGCGGGCACTGGTCTTTCTCCGCAGGGCGTTCGGCACATTCTCGCCGCGTGAGAAGACAATGATCTCCGAGCTGCTTGGCGAGCTGTGGGGTGTGAACAGCGAGCAGGCCGCAGAGGTGCTGACCGGTGAGCTGAAGGAGGAGGAGTCCAAAATGTTGGATGAGCTGAATGATTTTGACTTCGGGGACTTTTAA
- a CDS encoding VWA domain-containing protein — protein MTNEHKQENTLSRWRLILGQEADAALSGYGEGGQLSLTEEELIMDAALAAIYDETGAGGNSGNASGANKGRGAGTGHAALNLSKWLGDVRTFFPEDVVSIIQSDAMERRGWKQLLFEPELLAAVKPDIQLVGTLLSLKGKIPEKTKDTARLLVKALVDDLVKLLETDIRRAVTGALNKRQHSPLPSLSGLDWKLTIQRNLKHYDQERRIIIPERFYYFDRARRSKEWTVIIDIDQSGSMADSVIWASVIGSIFASIPALNTRVVVFDTEVVDLTEQCANDPVDMLFGIQLGGGTDINKSVKYCEQFIEEPKKTLFILVSDLYENGNQAALVRRMRELREAGVRTMTLLALSDSGKPFYDERLARQLSRDGTPCFACTPALLPALVEGALKGQDLGELAKRLGAQ, from the coding sequence ATGACAAATGAACATAAGCAGGAGAATACGCTGTCCCGCTGGCGGCTGATTCTCGGCCAGGAAGCGGATGCCGCGCTGTCCGGGTACGGGGAGGGCGGGCAGCTGTCGCTGACGGAAGAAGAGTTGATTATGGATGCTGCGCTCGCCGCCATTTATGATGAGACGGGGGCAGGCGGGAATTCAGGAAATGCATCCGGCGCCAACAAGGGGAGAGGGGCCGGCACCGGGCATGCGGCCTTGAACCTGTCCAAATGGCTGGGAGATGTGCGCACCTTTTTCCCGGAGGATGTGGTCTCCATTATTCAGAGTGATGCAATGGAGCGCAGAGGCTGGAAGCAGCTGCTGTTCGAGCCCGAGCTGCTTGCTGCGGTCAAGCCGGATATACAGCTGGTAGGGACGCTGCTGTCGCTGAAGGGCAAGATTCCTGAGAAAACCAAGGATACGGCAAGGCTGCTGGTCAAAGCGCTGGTTGATGATCTGGTCAAGCTGCTGGAGACGGATATCCGGCGCGCGGTCACCGGCGCGCTGAACAAGCGGCAGCATTCGCCGCTTCCTTCACTCAGCGGGCTGGACTGGAAGCTGACGATCCAGCGCAATCTCAAGCATTATGACCAGGAGCGGCGGATTATCATTCCGGAGCGGTTTTATTATTTTGACCGGGCCCGCCGCAGCAAGGAGTGGACTGTCATTATTGACATTGACCAGAGCGGCTCGATGGCGGATTCCGTAATATGGGCATCGGTAATCGGGTCGATTTTTGCCAGTATCCCGGCACTCAACACAAGGGTAGTCGTCTTTGATACCGAGGTGGTAGATCTGACAGAGCAATGCGCCAATGATCCGGTCGATATGCTGTTTGGTATCCAGCTGGGCGGAGGGACGGATATTAACAAGTCAGTGAAATACTGCGAGCAGTTTATCGAGGAGCCGAAGAAGACGCTCTTTATCCTCGTCTCTGACCTCTACGAGAACGGGAATCAGGCAGCACTCGTCCGGCGGATGCGTGAGCTCCGGGAGGCCGGTGTCCGCACTATGACCCTGCTGGCGTTATCCGATTCCGGCAAGCCCTTCTATGATGAGCGTCTGGCACGGCAGCTGTCGCGTGATGGCACACCTTGCTTTGCCTGTACGCCTGCCCTGCTGCCTGCACTGGTTGAAGGGGCGCTGAAGGGCCAGGATCTTGGAGAGCTGGCGAAGCGGCTGGGTGCCCAGTAG